DNA from Gramella sp. MAR_2010_147:
AGGATGTTGAGGATACAGTAAAAGCATTTTCAGCGATTCGTGAAAGACTTGAAAACGGAACTTATAAAAGACTATCTGCTTCTGTTGAAGCAGCGATGTCTAATAAATAGTAAAGTTAACTTATATCATAAAAAAAGGCCGGTTCAAAACCGGCCTTTTTTTATACTCTACTATTAATTAGAACCACCCCCATCATCAGTATCTCCTTCTTCAATTTTATCATCCAGTCTTTTACTTCTTTGTCTTCTTTTATTTCCTTCGTTAGATTCTTCTAAAAACTCATCTACTTTATGTAAATCCAGTCTATATGAAATTCCGGCGGCAACTTGCCACCTCGAAGGTGTTTCTTTAAAATTAACAAGACCTGAAACGTCAAATTGTAGATTTTTACCAACTAAATAAGCAGCTCCTGCCCGAGCAAGATCATCAACATAAATATCGCCTTTAATTGCCTGGTACTCACCAAAAACCGCAAAATTCTGGGATACAGTATGGGTTACGGTAGCGATGCCTACATAACTTCTAAAGTCTTCAGTAAGCTTATCTGCTATAAGATTCAAAACCAGCACCCATCTTCCCCAATTGTTCTGAGTGATAATCGCTGCTTTTGGGCTAAATTTTCCTTCACCTTCATATAGATAAGGATTGTCACCAAAAGAAAAGTTGGCACCTGCATAGATAGAAACTGCAGGAATTAGAGTTT
Protein-coding regions in this window:
- a CDS encoding transporter, whose translation is MRRSAIFSLLLLVITSSLHAQYTETINSNRPGQSQGAFAVGTNVLQVETGPYFGNDDHAGLGTDTDIWGIDYQLRYGLLFERLELNISGSFENQDITRNFLGVTSEGTIRNFKTNSIGAKYLVFDPNVSLAEDKPNLYSWKANQRFKWKTLIPAVSIYAGANFSFGDNPYLYEGEGKFSPKAAIITQNNWGRWVLVLNLIADKLTEDFRSYVGIATVTHTVSQNFAVFGEYQAIKGDIYVDDLARAGAAYLVGKNLQFDVSGLVNFKETPSRWQVAAGISYRLDLHKVDEFLEESNEGNKRRQRSKRLDDKIEEGDTDDGGGSN